In the Microcebus murinus isolate Inina chromosome X, M.murinus_Inina_mat1.0, whole genome shotgun sequence genome, atgaagaatcaggctcaagatcacagagctaaGTGGCAGTACCAAAATTCCAACTCACTCACATCTGCTCCTCAAAACTTTGTTTTTCCCACTCTACCTTACTGGGGGTTCTTCTTATCTTGTGTAGGACCTTACCAAATCTGTGACCCTAAGAATAAGTCAGAAGAAGGGCTCTAGGATGGAATGAATGTCACTCTTATATATTATCGCcatcaattaatatatattaagcacCCCCAAGATTGTTGGCATTTTAACACAGAAGAGGACAGTTACTGCTCTTATGGATTTCATAATCAAGTTCAAACAAGGCAAGCAAACACTGACAATATGGCTATAAAACCTAACTGATACCATTTTCAACCAATCAAAACCTTTCTAGAGTAGGAAACGATACCTCCAAATCCATTTGATATAGGttcttctctttaaaatctaCTGGGTTGTTTGAAGTAGGGTTAAGCCTTCAGATAAAAAGCAAAAGGTGAAATAACTCATTGAGAAACAGAAAACTAATGAAACTTTCCAATGATCCTGTCACAAAGACAATTATTGCAGCCACTCAAGTTTCTTGATCTGCTTTGCTTTCCTACAAATAAAATTCCTTTCCTGATCATTAGATCCCCTTTAATTATAGGCAGATTTTTAACTTTAGTTTAGTTTTGGCTTAGTTGGGAGGTGAGGGACATAGCCAGGAGGGAAGAGAATGTTTCCTGTGCTTTGAATTAACAGGTTTTCATCATACCTCAATTGGAACCCTATACTTTTAAAGCCTTTTCAGGAAAGAGACAAAGGCAAGGCTATTCTGTTGGCAGTCTTGGTGATGTTAATGCTGGTGCAAAAGAAATTGTATTGTGTTTTCCAATTTACTGAAGTGACTAACAAATATGATATCAAGAGTGGATCTGCTACCACTGTGATCTGTATTactaatatatgttttattttagtttcagtCAACTAAGCTACTAAAGACAACTAGATCCTACATTTTCAAGATACACTTTATTTActaaagtttgtttgtttgtttttgctactaAATTTTTGGGAAAGATAACTCAGAAAAATGATCATTAATCTGCTAACTAGTTTTGTTAAGTTCTCATTtgccaggaaaatgcaaatctacCTTAGTTTCTTTCATAACAGAGCACTACTATTTGCCATTAGATGTCTTTATATTAAgcaatgaaaatttcaaaattttaagtcCTAATCTAAAACCAATAGTGCAATAATTTGCACATAGTTTGTTTTCCCACAATACAAAATCTTGGAGGAGAGCTTAAGGAATTTTACATTTCTGTGTGAAAATATTGCTGTATTACACCACTTTGATGTTTTACTATGTGGCTTTACTTTATTGAGGAAAATGTAGAATAAATTAGGAATTGATAGATGATGACACCCATGTCTGATTTCGTGTTGAAGAAAATTAGATATTGTTAGATTTGTTTTCACTCTGTAATATCCTGATGGGCATTTTCAGCAAGATTTTTGTAGGAAAGAGGCACAGGAATTGAAAGGTAAATAGGTACAAATTTAAGTTTTTGGAAACTGATGAAATGTTATcctatatatatctttaaaaaataaaatgaaggtagTGAATTGGTTCCTTAGTTGAGTATGATTGACAGCCAACCTAAAGGGAAATATTTTGCTCTCCAAACACCCATCCTGGTGCTTCATTCATCAGGGCACTTAGTTGGAAGGGTATTAccagaggatttttaaaaattatgtaacttgcaatttatttattcagtcattaaaCAATCACTGAAaacctactgtgtgtcagacacTAAAGCTCTCTGAGGATGAAATactatgcaaataataataaattaacaacactagtattactattataatattcATCTTTCAAGACACAGCTCAAATGACAGTTTGCTATTCTCTTCTCAGTGCTTCTACACCTTGTACAAATACTTTGTCCACGTTTGTGCATCTATCTAATGAGCTCCTTAAAAAGGTGGAGACCCTTGGCTTATTTATTTTCGTATTCCACAGGGCCTAACATAGGGTTCATACAGATCAAACAGGTGGTCGGTAAACTTTAGTTGAAATGAGGGAATTAACTGCACTATTCAAGTAAGAAGATAGTAGTTGTCCAAACAGTAGATGGTCTTTCATAAAAGTAGTTACTATAATGTATTTGTTGTTAGCCTAGAACCTGAATTATCGTAAAGagctaataataattttatttggttaTATGCATTCAGATATTTCAAGATAATTTATCATCTAAAACAGGCTAATAGACCAGATTCAAACTTGCAAAAGAAATGTAACCCGTCTAGTCTCTAGAAGTTTGTATGCCCTGGAGGCTTACACTGAATTTAGATGAAAGTGACTTGCTTCCTTTCCACACCAGCTGCTTGTGACTGCATTACCGgatctctccctttcctttttcccacCCTTTCGCCCTCCGGAAAGAGCCGAACACTTAAGAGCTTCCCAGTCTTCCCCCGCCCCCTTGCGGAAAGAGCCGAAGGCAGAGTAGGGCGCCGAAGCGGACCCTCGAGCTCGGGCCCTTCCGGACCGACCCGGACTGCGCTCGGAAGAGGAGGGCGCCTTTGACTTCGGCGCTGCGCCCCCGCGCTGTGCCCTCTGTTGGCTGCGTGGGGCAGCTGTAGCAGCGGTGGCGGCAGCCGCGTCGACGTCGGCCAAGACTGGAGCGACGTTTAAAGAAGGGTCAGAATCGCCGGGGAGTGCAGCTTTTTCTTGTTGAGGGACTTCCACCCTTCCGCGCGGCCCGAGGAGGAGACGCGGCGGCGCCGGGAAGCAGGTGAGGACCCGGCCCCAATCAGGGAGGGGGCGAAGGAGCGCGCCTGCCTCCTCTGTCCCTGGGCCGCGCCTGCGTTTGCATTCGCCTCACTTGAACCAGGAAGCGGCGGAGTCGGAGGCTCCGCTCCTCCGGCTCTTTCTTTGTGTGGGCCCGGGAGTGAAGGAGGGGACGAACCTGGAGGGCCGCGGCGCGGTCCCCTTTGCCGTCAGAGGCCGAGGGGCTGCCGGTGCCCTGGGTAGGCCCCGGGGCGTGGGGAGCCCGCCACAGAGACCCCTTTTCCCTTGCCCTTCTGCCTGCCTTTTTGTGCTGCTTTTTCTCCTCCTAGCCCCTACTTTGATTTAGAGCTTTTCTGCCAGGCCCATCCTCCCCTTCCGTCCCCTTCCCGGGGCATAACAATGCCGCCTGCTTTGCCTCATCCCCCCACAACACCCCACCCTACCGTTGGCCACCTTCTACTTTCCCTGGCACCCCTTATTCCTCCCGCCTCACTGTGCTGTTTGTACCTCCGTCTGTATTTGCAAGAAGCAGGCTTTCGCGTGAATTGGGGTTAAAAACCTTGGTTGCAGCTGGCAGGGTGTAaatggggaagagggaggtggaggaagggagatgAGGTTCAGCTGCCGCAGGGAGCCGCGTGTCGGTTTGTTTCACTCCCTCGCGGATGGCTTTTATCTCTTTTCCACCTTCACCAGCCCTTCCGAACCTGCCCTCGGTATAGGATTTATCTCACAATAATGTGGAATGACTTTACCATAGTCAAATCACAAATCTCGGGGGGTGGGTTCACATCGACTTTGCTGTCTCTGGGCCCACCCTGACTGGGAGGAGGGGGACACCTAAACAAAACGAAACCAAGTCCCAGCGTCACCTGGACACGTATATTTGACGCATTCCCACATTGGAGAAACCCATGTGCAAACCACAAAAATCGTGTTACAGTATTCAGAAAACCTCTCTTTCCACTTGAAAGTCACTTCTGTCGAAATCCCCATATTTCGGAAGCCCTGGGTTTTGGCATGCTGTCCAAAGGTCACCCTTCCTAATGAATGCCTTTATGGTAACCTGGAATTCCTTGGTACTGTTAACATGCAACACCTTCTAACAGATAATGTTTTAAATCcttgttttttagatttttttgctttttgttcttaagctataattttgaaaaatgtaaaaggtaTTTGAGACATATTGCCTTCCACGTGTATATAACTTAAGTACTGGGACAGTGATACTTTTTTGGTAACTTTAAAGGGAGAATATTAATAATGTTTCTTTActaaagataattaaaaactaaaagttgttaatatatatccatatttatatgtatttaatctATATGGGAGTGTTTTTTACAACTCTGGGATCACTGTTACTGGAATATCTTCTGtgaagtgcaaaaaaaaaagatatatgggaGTGCTACACAGCAATGCAATTTACTGACATTCCCCCTTTTCTAGAGTATTGTCTGCTCTGTTTCAATaagttaatgttttcattttcactaacTCATTTGGTGTGAAGAAAGTTCTCATACCACTGCACAATTCtttacaaacaaaatgaaatgtttcgTGTTTTCATGCAAATAAGCATTAAGAGATGGtaaactttccttttcttttgtcttattttttcatgATAGCGTCTGTTGACTTCACTTGGCAGTCTATTTAACATATCACCTCTAGAGATTGATTGTAAAGGTAGAGAGGTGAGGAAAAGGGACAAGAGgatgaggagagaggaagggtaAGAAAGATGTTTAATAGTTTATCAAGATGAAGCCCTTCAatttaagaacagaaaaataatgggATGATGAGAGGTAATAATTGTTAGTGTTTATAAATGTCATTGGTTGCAGGGAGTAACTTTTGCATCtgttcttaaatattaaaatgtagtcACAGTATATATTTCAAACTCAGTATTGTGCCTACCAAGCTTTTCTAAcatttaaatcattcatttatgGATGAAGTAATTTCTATGCACTCATGATgaagattttcttaaaaacaattttaagacaGTTAAAAATCAACTCTTACCTCTTCTTGAGGAGAAAACCCCAAGTTGGGACTAAGAAAATTAAttccagtctttaaaaaaatcacgtATTGGAGATGCACGTATCTGAGCTTCAAAGGAAGGTGACTGGAGATCACTGTTCAAATctatataacaatttaaaatttgctCGACTCTCTCAGAAGGAAGTCATGAGATTTGATAAATAGTCCAAAAGCCAGCCTGTATGAACAATTTCTATAAAAGCCAAAAAGTTACACCAAACTTTGgttaaaatttgaataaactaTTTAATTATGCTGTGCTTAAATTCTGAATGATAAAgtacttttgtttttcctctctaatcttctcccatttccttctccctttctatTGTAGGCATGGAGAGTAGAAAACTGATTTCTGCTACAGACATTCAGTATTCTGGCAGCCTACTGAACTCCTTGAATGAGCAACGTGGCCATGGACTTTTCTGTGATGTTACTGTTATTGTGGAAGACCGAAAATTTCGGGCCCATAAGAATATTCTTTCTGCTTCTAGCACCTACTTCCATCAACTCTTCTCAGTTGCCGGGCAAGTTGTTGAACTGAGCTTTATAAGAGCAGAGATCTTTGCAGAAATTCTCAATTATATCTATAGTTCTAAGATTGTTCGTGTTAGATCAGATTTGCTTGATGAGTTAATTAAATCAGGGCAGTTATTAGGAGTGAAATTTATCGCAGAGCTTGGTGTCCCATTGTCACAGGTTAAAAGCATCTCAGGTACAGCTCAGGATGGTAATGCTGAAACCTTACCTCCTGATTCTAGTGACAAGAACCttttaatacaaaaatcaaaagatgAAGCCCAAGATAATGGGGCTACTATAATGCCTATTATAACAGAGTCTTTTTCATTATCTGCTGAagattatgaaatgaaaaagatcATTGTTACCGActcagatgatgatgatgatgatgatgtcatTTTCTGCTCTGAGATTCTGCCTGCAAAGGAGACTTTGCCAAGTAACAATGCAGTGACACAGGTCCAGCCTAACCCAGGCCCTGTTGATATTTCAGATGTTGCACCTTGCACTAGCAATAACTCTCCCCCTTTAACAAATATCACACCTACTCAGAAACTTCCTACTCCTGTGAATCAGGCAACTCTGAGCCaaacacaaggaaatgaaaaattgctGGTATCTTCGGCTCCAACACATCTGACTCCCAACATTATTTTGTTAAATCAGACACCACTTACTACACCACCAAATGTCAGTTCTTCACCTCCAAATCATATGTCATCTTCAATCAATTTACTTGTGCAGAATCAGCAGACACCAAACAGTGCTATTTTAACAGGAAACAAGACcaatgaagaggaagaggaggaaattatagatgatgatgatgacattaTTAGCTCCAGTCCAGACTCGGCAGTCAGTAATACATCTTTGGTCCCACAGGCTGATATCTCCCAAAATACCAGTTTTGATGGATCATTAATAcagaaaatgcagattcctacACTCGTGCAAGAACCACTttccaattctttaaaaatttcagatgTAATTACTAGAAACACTAATGATCCAGGCTTAGGATCAAAACATCTGATGGAGGGTCAGAAGATCATTACTTTAGATACAGCTACTGAAATTGAAGGCTTGTCAACTGGTTGCAAGGTTTATGCAAATATCGGTGAAGATACTTATGACATAGTGATCCCTGTCAAAGATGACCCTGATGAAGGGGAGACCAGACATGAAAATGAGACACCAAAAACGTCTGGCAGTGAGACGGCAAACAAACGTATGAAAGTAAAACATGATGATCACTATGAGTTAATAGTAGATGGAAGGGTCTATTATATCTGTATTGTATGCAAAAGGTCATATGTCTGTCTGACAAGCTTGCGGAGACATTTTAACATTCATTCTTGGGAGAAGAAGTATCCGTGTCGTTACTGTGAGAAGGTGTTTCCTCTTGCAGAATATCGTACAAAGCATGAAATTCATCACACAGGGGAGCGAAGGTATCAGTGTTTGGCTTGTGGCAAATCCTTCATCAACTATCAGTTTATGTCTTCACATATAAAGTCAGTTCATAGTCAGGATCCTTCTGGGGACTCGAAGCTTTATCGTTTACATCCATGCAGGTCTTTACAGATCAGACAATATGCATATCTTTCTGACAGGTCAAGCACTATGCCTGTAATGAAGGATGATGGTATTGGATATAAGGTTGATGCTGGAAAAGAACCTCCAGTAGGGACCACCACATCTACTCCTCAGAACAAGCCAATGACCtgggaagatatttttattcagCAGGAAAATGATTCGATTTTTAAACAGAATGTAACAGATGGCAGTACTGAGTTTGAATTTATAATACCAGAATCTTACTAAACTCCTTTGAAATACCAGAAAGTTTTGGTTTGGATTGAGGGACAGGGGTTTCAGAAGACCTGTAAAACAAGGTGTAAGAAAATTTGATCTGCCACATCATCTGAAGGTAGTCTAGTGGGATTATTTGTTGATAATATTTAGAAGcaaatttttctgaaagtttGAGTAGAGATTGAGAAGTCCCCACCCAAGTATTTGTTTATATAGTTAGCTTTCAGCTCATTTAAGAGGCAAACAAAAATAAGCTTGGAGAGATAGTTTTCTGAATAGAATTTGAAGCAGTCTgaatgttctttgaaaataactGGAGTTACTAGCATACTTTCCCCTTCCGTGTTAGCACTTTACTGCTGAATTCTCAATTTTTTAACATTGAGACTATAAATGTGTGTTGTGTCTTGTATATGGcataaaaagtaaacaagaaCTTCTAAAGTTGTTCTGGAAATTTTCAGAATAAGTCTTCACTTGGTTGTGTATTCTGCTAGTCCAAATGGATAACCACCTCCTACCGCCCTCCTTTCATGAAAATAGCCATGCAGACAAGTCTCTCATCTGAAGAATGAATCAGATTTAGCTAATTAGAATTAATCCTAGCTTTTATTGCCATAGTCTAAAAGACTTCGGTGGCTAGTCCACTGTATACCTTTGCAGTGGTCTCTGAGCAAAAAactaatggaaaaacaaatctcTAATGCAGGCAGGAGATGAAAAATTCTGTcgcacttatttttaattttgtactcTTATGTGATAGAAGATGGAATAgcatggagatttcttttttgcttcttatggttaaaaatatttctaaaaaatttttcaaattttgaatctAAAGGCCACCAAATTGatctttaattatatataaatctttGTAAATGATAGAATTCATAGGTGAGACCTTTACATATTTTAGGTGGGAGGCTActggcatatatttttaaatgttattattacttAGAATCTCCAATAGTAAGTCTTTATTTGAAATAGTTGAATCAGTGATCTAGTATTTTCCTTTCAACAAGATCTTTTAGGTTTTTACCCCttctaaaataagttttattccATCTTCAAATTGCTGCGATATTATAGCAATCACAAACTACATCTGGAATGTTATATAGGCTTGTCAGTTCCCGTTTATCTTGACAACAATATaacctttcttccttttaaaatgacacatatttaaacatttagaaaataaggtTAAAACTTACTGAAGTGCTAGAACTAAAAGGAAGCAGGTTGGAATAAATATATAGCCTAGCATTTGTAACAGAATTGTTGAACTtctgtaaatgattttttttagcaaaagaaaaaatttaatagctATTGGAAAAGATTGTTGTGCATAGTTATTAGTCATTTGTAACCTTGCTTAAATATTTCTTAGTTCAGCATAGatattttctttccccttaactatgtatttttaaaaatagtctatttCTTGACCTTGAACTTAAAGCTTTAATGATAATTTCTCATGTATACATCATTCTTCTGATGGTAAGCTCGATTTGAAGATAATGGTTTCAGTGTTTCTTAAGTTGATAGCTGAGGGTATCAGGCATCAGTATATGCAATAatataaggagaaagaaaaataatatcttttgcttACCAAGAGGTAGAGTGATGTgcatttgtctgttttctctaaGTCTAGACCTTTAAACCATTTTGTAAACTAACCCTTGGGAAATTTGAAATTACCTTATAACTTAAGACTGTGACCTCTGGAATCACCATATCTGTTCCTTTCTGTGTAGATATTGATGGCATTACTCTTTGACTATAGGGTGCACTCTGAATTGTTCTCAGTGGAAATTTGAGTTTCATTAATGTTATTTCACCAGTTAGATACAATTCTACCAATGTGAATGATATTGATGCCAGCAGAGCTTCCAGACATTTCAGACTCAACTGCTAGATAAGTTAGTTTGTCATAATAAAACTTTGTGGTTTCTACAAGCCTATTATGACAAACCAGGAATTCTATAATGGAAAACTATCCATTCTGAATAATATGGATATAATTATTTGCTGCTGCTGTGCTCTGTACattctgaatataaaatttaaactctGTGCCTATTAAAGGTATCTTCTGGAGTTTTTTGGgaggaggaaaactggaaaaataaattgtatttttgcCAGAAGACTCTTACTTGCATGTGTCTCAGGGTCTTCAGTTTTTCTAGAAGTTTCCATATTCAAAGTTTAGAGTTCATGTGAAATACTCCTTTGGGGTGAAAACTCT is a window encoding:
- the ZBTB33 gene encoding transcriptional regulator Kaiso, which translates into the protein MESRKLISATDIQYSGSLLNSLNEQRGHGLFCDVTVIVEDRKFRAHKNILSASSTYFHQLFSVAGQVVELSFIRAEIFAEILNYIYSSKIVRVRSDLLDELIKSGQLLGVKFIAELGVPLSQVKSISGTAQDGNAETLPPDSSDKNLLIQKSKDEAQDNGATIMPIITESFSLSAEDYEMKKIIVTDSDDDDDDDVIFCSEILPAKETLPSNNAVTQVQPNPGPVDISDVAPCTSNNSPPLTNITPTQKLPTPVNQATLSQTQGNEKLLVSSAPTHLTPNIILLNQTPLTTPPNVSSSPPNHMSSSINLLVQNQQTPNSAILTGNKTNEEEEEEIIDDDDDIISSSPDSAVSNTSLVPQADISQNTSFDGSLIQKMQIPTLVQEPLSNSLKISDVITRNTNDPGLGSKHLMEGQKIITLDTATEIEGLSTGCKVYANIGEDTYDIVIPVKDDPDEGETRHENETPKTSGSETANKRMKVKHDDHYELIVDGRVYYICIVCKRSYVCLTSLRRHFNIHSWEKKYPCRYCEKVFPLAEYRTKHEIHHTGERRYQCLACGKSFINYQFMSSHIKSVHSQDPSGDSKLYRLHPCRSLQIRQYAYLSDRSSTMPVMKDDGIGYKVDAGKEPPVGTTTSTPQNKPMTWEDIFIQQENDSIFKQNVTDGSTEFEFIIPESY